One genomic region from Cellulomonas hominis encodes:
- a CDS encoding type II toxin-antitoxin system PemK/MazF family toxin yields MRRGEIWTVDLNPVRGSEADKRERPAVIVSGDGRNKASERTGRGVLTVVPLTSDVTRVLDFQVLVAATPRNGLAVDSKARAEQIRAVDVGRLGRRLGTLTPQEAAALDEALLVHLALV; encoded by the coding sequence GTGAGACGCGGCGAGATCTGGACGGTCGACCTGAACCCCGTCCGCGGCTCCGAGGCGGACAAGCGGGAGCGACCCGCGGTGATCGTCTCGGGGGACGGTCGCAACAAGGCGTCGGAGCGCACCGGTCGCGGCGTGCTCACCGTCGTCCCGCTGACCTCGGACGTCACCCGGGTGCTCGACTTCCAGGTCCTGGTCGCCGCGACACCGCGCAACGGGCTCGCCGTCGACTCGAAGGCCCGGGCCGAGCAGATCCGCGCGGTGGACGTCGGGCGGCTCGGCCGCAGGCTGGGAACGCTGACGCCGCAGGAGGCCGCCGCGCTGGACGAGGCGCTCCTGGTCCACCTCGCCCTGGTCTAG
- a CDS encoding acyltransferase family protein: MTTTAPTRTTSGPATAATPAERAPGRAPRLAALDGLRFLAAVGVLAYHFTTRQTDAWGRDLSEVAPAVSSWAVYTSLGPELFFVISGFVILMTAWGRSMPDVIGSRVGRLYPGYWVAVLATGGLLLLVWPGKEITGDQVLVNLTLLQSLFGVDHVDGVYWTLWVELRFYLLIAVFAAIGITRRRVLWFAALWPAAAMLARVLGLTDAVTWLVAPYAPLFAAGMALYVIHRTGHAVVPWLLVAGNAALATAALVPARMDSLGQNSVVAPRPALLAAALLACVALVALVTLTPAGRWRWAGLTAAGALTYPLYLTHEYWGLWVVHLLAGRAPVAVVLAAAVAVSLLLAWVIHRFVERPFGPRLRRATTAGCERLAAGVRGAVRAVRSRYEVGTAPAGRTGGRSSAGTVSGTR; the protein is encoded by the coding sequence GTGACGACCACAGCGCCGACCCGGACGACCTCCGGCCCCGCCACCGCCGCCACGCCCGCCGAGCGCGCCCCGGGCCGCGCTCCGCGCCTCGCCGCGCTGGACGGGCTGCGGTTCCTGGCGGCGGTCGGCGTGCTCGCGTACCACTTCACGACCCGGCAGACGGACGCCTGGGGCCGGGACCTCTCCGAGGTGGCCCCGGCGGTCTCGTCGTGGGCGGTGTACACCTCGCTCGGGCCGGAGCTGTTCTTCGTCATCAGCGGCTTCGTCATCCTCATGACGGCGTGGGGGCGATCGATGCCGGACGTGATCGGCTCGCGGGTCGGGCGGCTGTACCCCGGCTACTGGGTCGCGGTGCTGGCGACCGGGGGGCTCCTGCTGCTGGTCTGGCCGGGCAAGGAGATCACCGGCGACCAGGTGCTGGTGAACCTCACCCTGCTGCAGAGCCTGTTCGGGGTGGACCACGTCGACGGCGTGTACTGGACGCTCTGGGTGGAGCTGCGGTTCTACCTGCTGATCGCGGTGTTCGCGGCGATCGGGATCACCCGCCGGCGGGTGCTGTGGTTCGCCGCGCTGTGGCCCGCCGCGGCGATGCTCGCGCGGGTGCTCGGGCTGACCGACGCCGTGACGTGGCTCGTCGCGCCGTACGCCCCGCTGTTCGCGGCCGGGATGGCGCTCTACGTGATCCACCGCACCGGGCACGCGGTCGTGCCGTGGCTGCTGGTCGCCGGGAACGCCGCGCTCGCGACGGCCGCGCTGGTGCCCGCGCGCATGGACTCGCTCGGGCAGAACTCCGTCGTCGCCCCGCGGCCGGCGCTGCTCGCCGCCGCCCTGCTCGCCTGCGTCGCGCTGGTGGCGCTCGTGACCCTCACCCCGGCGGGCCGGTGGCGCTGGGCGGGGCTGACCGCCGCGGGGGCGCTGACCTACCCGCTGTACCTCACGCACGAGTACTGGGGCCTGTGGGTCGTGCACCTGCTCGCCGGCCGGGCGCCGGTCGCCGTGGTGCTCGCCGCGGCGGTGGCGGTCTCGCTGCTGCTGGCCTGGGTGATCCACCGGTTCGTGGAGAGGCCGTTCGGCCCGCGGCTGCGCCGGGCGACCACCGCGGGGTGCGAGCGGCTCGCGGCGGGCGTGCGCGGCGCCGTCCGGGCCGTGCGGTCGCGCTACGAGGTGGGGACCGCGCCGGCGGGGAGGACCGGGGGACGGTCGTCCGCGGGGACGGTCTCCGGCACCCGTTAG
- the rfbB gene encoding dTDP-glucose 4,6-dehydratase yields the protein MRMLVTGGAGFIGSNFVHQVVREHPEVEVTVLDALTYAGDEKSLAPVWDRITFAKGSIADHDVVDDLVKNSDVVVHFAAESHNDNSLHDPWPFVHTNVIGTYTLLEAVRRYDVRYHHISTDEVYGDLELDDPAKFTPDTPYNPSSPYSSTKASSDLLVRAWARSFGVRATISNCSNNYGPYQHVEKFIPRQITNVVDGIRPKLYGTGENVRDWIHVEDHNSAVWDIITKGRIGETYLIGADGEENNKTVVELILELMGQPSDAYDLVSDRPGHDLRYAIDSTKLRTELGWAPRYTTFRDGLAATVDWYRANEAWWRPQKDDTEAKYAQLGR from the coding sequence GTGCGCATGCTCGTCACCGGCGGAGCCGGATTCATCGGCTCCAACTTCGTCCACCAGGTGGTGCGAGAGCACCCCGAGGTCGAGGTGACCGTGCTCGACGCCCTCACCTACGCCGGCGACGAGAAGAGCCTCGCGCCGGTCTGGGACCGCATCACCTTCGCCAAGGGCAGCATCGCCGACCACGACGTCGTCGACGACCTGGTGAAGAACAGCGACGTCGTGGTCCACTTCGCCGCCGAGTCCCACAACGACAACTCCCTGCACGACCCGTGGCCGTTCGTGCACACCAACGTGATCGGCACGTACACGCTGCTCGAGGCCGTGCGCCGCTACGACGTGCGCTACCACCACATCTCGACCGACGAGGTCTACGGCGACCTCGAGCTGGACGACCCGGCCAAGTTCACGCCGGACACCCCGTACAACCCGTCGAGCCCCTACTCGTCGACCAAGGCGTCGTCCGACCTCCTGGTGCGCGCGTGGGCCCGCTCGTTCGGCGTGCGCGCGACGATCTCGAACTGCTCGAACAACTACGGGCCGTACCAGCACGTCGAGAAGTTCATCCCGCGCCAGATCACCAACGTCGTCGACGGCATCCGCCCGAAGCTCTACGGCACCGGCGAGAACGTGCGCGACTGGATCCACGTGGAGGACCACAACTCCGCGGTCTGGGACATCATCACGAAGGGCCGGATCGGCGAGACCTACCTCATCGGCGCGGACGGCGAGGAGAACAACAAGACGGTCGTCGAGCTCATCCTCGAGCTCATGGGGCAGCCTTCCGACGCCTACGACCTCGTGAGCGACCGGCCGGGCCACGACCTGCGCTACGCGATCGACTCGACCAAGCTGCGGACCGAGCTCGGCTGGGCCCCGCGCTACACCACGTTCCGCGACGGCCTCGCGGCCACCGTCGACTGGTACCGCGCGAACGAGGCGTGGTGGCGGCCGCAGAAGGACGACACCGAGGCGAAGTACGCCCAGCTCGGGCGCTGA
- a CDS encoding antitoxin: MKTSERVTVSLPTPDLTFLREYERRHGLASRSAAFHAAVAALREKALEEQYLLADQEWDESGEAAAWNGVTADGLEPDA; this comes from the coding sequence ATGAAGACGAGTGAGCGCGTCACGGTGAGCCTCCCGACCCCGGACCTGACGTTCCTCCGCGAGTACGAGCGGCGCCACGGCCTCGCCTCGCGGTCCGCCGCGTTCCACGCCGCGGTCGCCGCGCTCCGGGAGAAGGCGCTCGAGGAGCAGTACCTGCTGGCCGACCAGGAGTGGGACGAGTCCGGCGAGGCCGCCGCCTGGAACGGGGTGACGGCGGACGGGCTGGAGCCGGACGCGTGA
- a CDS encoding 5-(carboxyamino)imidazole ribonucleotide synthase — protein MAAPVVAVVGGGQLARMMAPAATALGVHLRVLVEDAVSSAAQVVVDAPVGAASDPVAVERLVVGADALTFEHEHVPNGLLTELVDRGVAVHPGPDALVHAQDKIVMRTRLTALGVPCPRWAALSGPEDLAAFLAAGDGTAVVKTARGGYDGKGVRVVRSADEAADWLGAAADGTGAPLLAEERVPFTRELAALVARTPSGEVRTWPVVESVQRDGVCAEVVAPAPDLDPRTAAAAERIARTVAEGLGVTGVLAVELFEVADPHGGEPRVLVNELAMRPHNSGHWTIDGSVTSQFEQHLRAVLDLPLGATEARAPWTVMANVLGSSRAVLTDGLAEVAALDPGAKVHLYGKGVRPGRKLGHVTVTGDDLADVRRRAVAAAAVLRGDDPAV, from the coding sequence GTGGCAGCACCCGTGGTGGCAGTGGTCGGTGGTGGGCAGCTCGCCCGCATGATGGCACCCGCGGCGACCGCGCTGGGCGTCCACCTGCGGGTCCTCGTGGAGGACGCGGTGTCGTCGGCCGCGCAGGTCGTGGTGGACGCGCCGGTCGGCGCGGCGTCCGACCCGGTGGCCGTCGAGCGGCTCGTGGTCGGCGCGGACGCGCTCACGTTCGAGCACGAGCACGTGCCGAACGGCCTGCTCACCGAGCTCGTCGACCGCGGCGTCGCCGTGCACCCCGGGCCGGACGCGCTGGTGCACGCGCAGGACAAGATCGTCATGCGCACCCGGCTCACCGCGCTCGGCGTCCCGTGCCCGCGGTGGGCGGCCCTGTCGGGGCCGGAGGACCTCGCGGCGTTCCTCGCGGCCGGCGACGGCACGGCGGTCGTGAAGACGGCGCGCGGCGGCTACGACGGCAAGGGCGTGCGCGTGGTGCGCTCGGCGGACGAGGCCGCCGACTGGCTCGGCGCCGCCGCGGACGGCACGGGCGCGCCGCTGCTCGCGGAGGAGCGGGTGCCGTTCACCCGCGAGCTCGCCGCGCTGGTCGCCCGGACGCCGTCCGGCGAGGTGCGTACCTGGCCGGTCGTGGAGTCCGTGCAGCGCGACGGCGTGTGCGCCGAGGTGGTCGCCCCCGCGCCGGACCTGGACCCGCGCACCGCCGCGGCCGCCGAGCGGATCGCGCGCACCGTCGCCGAGGGCCTCGGCGTGACCGGCGTGCTGGCCGTCGAGCTGTTTGAGGTCGCCGACCCGCACGGCGGCGAGCCCCGGGTGCTGGTGAACGAGCTCGCGATGCGCCCGCACAACTCGGGCCACTGGACCATCGACGGCTCCGTGACCAGCCAGTTCGAGCAGCACCTGCGGGCGGTCCTCGACCTGCCGCTCGGCGCCACGGAGGCCCGCGCCCCGTGGACCGTGATGGCCAACGTCCTCGGCTCGTCCCGCGCGGTGCTCACCGACGGGCTCGCCGAGGTCGCCGCGCTCGACCCGGGCGCGAAGGTGCACCTGTACGGCAAGGGCGTGCGCCCCGGCCGCAAGCTCGGGCACGTCACCGTCACCGGCGACGACCTGGCGGACGTGCGCCGCCGGGCCGTCGCCGCGGCGGCCGTGCTGCGCGGCGACGACCCCGCCGTGTGA
- a CDS encoding LCP family protein, which translates to MLSVLALVLVLVLAWPIGLAIWANGRLRHVDALSGAADTPGTTYLLAGSDERAPGEEDGTAGARADTIMLLQVPESGPAALISIPRDTFVEIPGFSASKINAAYSWGGPALLVATVEQLSGLTVDHFVEVGFGGVEGVVDALGGVELCSDLDVTDPMTGLVWTPGCHMTDGHDALMFARMRYVDPEGDIGRAKRQREVISGITSSAASPSTLVNPGRQVSLIRAGTDAMTLDQGTDVVDLGRLALAFRSATGTGGITGTPPIRSLDYRPGDGIGSTVQLDPDQTPTFFQQVRDGTLPPGVVGGVPS; encoded by the coding sequence GTGCTCTCCGTGCTGGCGCTCGTCCTCGTGCTCGTGCTCGCCTGGCCCATCGGCCTCGCCATCTGGGCCAACGGCCGCCTGCGCCACGTCGACGCCCTCTCGGGCGCGGCCGACACCCCCGGCACCACGTACCTGCTCGCCGGCTCCGACGAGCGCGCCCCCGGCGAGGAGGACGGGACAGCCGGTGCCCGCGCCGACACGATCATGCTGCTGCAGGTGCCCGAGAGCGGCCCCGCGGCGCTCATCAGCATCCCGCGCGACACGTTCGTCGAGATCCCGGGCTTCAGCGCGAGCAAGATCAACGCCGCGTACTCGTGGGGCGGCCCCGCGCTGCTGGTCGCGACGGTCGAGCAGCTGTCCGGTCTGACCGTCGACCACTTCGTCGAGGTCGGCTTCGGCGGCGTCGAGGGCGTCGTCGACGCGCTCGGCGGCGTCGAGCTGTGCTCGGACCTCGACGTCACCGACCCGATGACCGGCCTGGTGTGGACGCCGGGCTGCCACATGACCGACGGCCACGACGCGCTGATGTTCGCCCGGATGCGGTACGTCGACCCGGAGGGCGACATCGGCCGCGCGAAGCGGCAGCGGGAGGTCATCTCGGGGATCACGTCCTCGGCCGCCTCCCCGTCCACCCTGGTGAACCCGGGTCGCCAGGTGTCGCTGATCCGCGCGGGGACCGACGCCATGACCCTGGACCAGGGCACCGACGTGGTCGACCTGGGCCGGCTCGCGCTGGCGTTCCGGTCCGCGACCGGGACTGGCGGGATCACCGGCACCCCGCCGATCCGCAGCCTCGACTACCGCCCGGGCGACGGCATCGGCTCGACGGTGCAGCTCGACCCGGACCAGACGCCGACGTTCTTCCAGCAGGTCCGCGACGGCACGCTCCCGCCGGGCGTGGTCGGCGGCGTGCCGTCCTGA
- a CDS encoding LCP family protein encodes MTNRHAAPARPRAVRHARSSGRHRVLRGVALVTVALVMVGVSGASALYIKLQTNIATVDVASLLGPGPSPVSTPDEDPEPDDPNAGRALNILVLGSDYRDAAAMAAEGEDTAGMRADTTIVVHVSADRQRVELVSIPRDSLVSIPSCQMSDGSTTRARSQAMINEAFAIGWDNGGDLASAAACSGRAIQENTGLTIDHFVVVDFGGFQSMVNAIGGVDICIPKDLYDPYTGLTLSAGQQVLSGEDAFKFARARHGNVGDGSDIARIGNQQRLIAAIVNQVFSRDVMTSAPTLLQFLGAATSSLTIDSALDLQSLTGLAWSARSVRLDDITILTIPWAAAASNKNRVEWTSEADVVWANMAADEPVVGSEEPTATDPGTGTGTETPDAGTTAPAAPETQAPAPAQTKEAGREAFTPADVTAVC; translated from the coding sequence GTGACCAACCGCCACGCCGCACCCGCGCGTCCGCGCGCCGTCCGCCACGCCCGCAGCTCCGGGCGTCACCGGGTGCTCCGCGGCGTCGCCCTCGTCACGGTCGCGCTCGTCATGGTGGGCGTGTCGGGTGCCAGCGCCCTGTACATCAAGCTGCAGACGAACATCGCCACCGTCGACGTGGCGTCGCTGCTCGGCCCGGGCCCGTCGCCGGTGAGCACCCCCGACGAGGACCCGGAGCCCGACGACCCGAACGCGGGCCGGGCGCTCAACATCCTCGTCCTGGGGTCGGACTACCGCGACGCGGCCGCGATGGCCGCGGAGGGCGAGGACACCGCGGGCATGCGCGCGGACACCACGATCGTGGTCCACGTGTCGGCGGACCGGCAGCGCGTGGAGCTCGTCTCCATCCCCCGCGACTCGCTCGTCTCGATCCCGTCCTGCCAGATGTCCGACGGCTCGACGACCCGGGCGCGCTCGCAGGCGATGATCAACGAGGCCTTCGCGATCGGCTGGGACAACGGCGGCGACCTCGCGTCGGCCGCGGCCTGCTCCGGCCGGGCGATCCAGGAGAACACCGGCCTGACGATCGACCACTTCGTCGTCGTGGACTTCGGCGGGTTCCAGTCGATGGTCAACGCCATCGGGGGCGTCGACATCTGCATCCCCAAGGACCTGTACGACCCGTACACCGGCCTGACGCTGTCGGCGGGGCAGCAGGTCCTGTCCGGCGAGGACGCGTTCAAGTTCGCGCGCGCCCGGCACGGCAACGTCGGCGACGGGTCCGACATCGCCCGGATCGGCAACCAGCAGCGCCTCATCGCGGCGATCGTCAACCAGGTGTTCTCCCGCGACGTGATGACCAGCGCCCCGACCCTGCTGCAGTTCCTGGGCGCCGCCACCAGCTCGCTCACGATCGACAGCGCCCTGGACCTGCAGTCGCTCACGGGGCTCGCGTGGAGCGCCCGCTCGGTGCGGCTGGACGACATCACCATCCTGACCATCCCGTGGGCCGCGGCGGCGTCCAACAAGAACCGGGTGGAGTGGACCTCGGAGGCGGACGTGGTCTGGGCCAACATGGCCGCGGACGAGCCGGTCGTGGGTTCGGAGGAGCCCACGGCGACGGACCCCGGCACGGGGACCGGCACGGAGACTCCCGATGCGGGAACCACCGCGCCGGCCGCGCCGGAGACGCAGGCTCCGGCGCCGGCGCAGACCAAGGAGGCGGGCCGCGAGGCGTTCACGCCAGCGGACGTCACGGCTGTCTGCTGA
- a CDS encoding acyltransferase family protein: MSSASPASVTLGAERRTNNFDALRLLAAFAVVVGHAAVLRGAPEQAPAFLGIHVHVLGVAVFFVISGWLITGSWERSRSVPQFVVSRALRILPLLWVVVLLSVAVLGPLMTDLPLGEYARSTETWRYLRNLVMLPADGLPGVFTDVPYPGVVNGSVWTLRAEVICYALVLGAGLLAVALRGRWQTAVLVAFGAGSVVLVEHGDVRVLGSSLTAAAGTWIYFAVAALLRLHLPRRALRGDVAVGALALWGLASLAGEAWAVRASWLALSYVVLVVGLRGWPVARDAARFGDLSYGLYLFAFPVQQVVLDLAPAHPAWVDVVVVTGASLALAYGSWHLVERPALDLRTRLPWFARPRVPSQPAA, from the coding sequence GTGAGCTCGGCCTCCCCGGCGTCGGTCACCCTGGGTGCCGAGCGCCGGACGAACAACTTCGACGCGCTGCGGCTCCTCGCCGCGTTCGCGGTGGTGGTCGGCCACGCGGCGGTCCTGCGGGGCGCCCCCGAGCAGGCGCCCGCGTTCCTCGGCATCCACGTGCACGTGCTCGGGGTCGCGGTGTTCTTCGTCATCAGCGGCTGGCTGATCACGGGCAGCTGGGAGCGCTCGCGGTCGGTGCCGCAGTTCGTGGTCAGCCGCGCGTTGCGCATCCTGCCGCTGCTGTGGGTCGTCGTCCTGCTGTCCGTGGCGGTCCTCGGGCCGCTCATGACCGACCTGCCGCTCGGCGAGTACGCGCGCTCGACGGAGACCTGGCGGTACCTGCGGAACCTCGTGATGCTGCCGGCCGACGGGCTGCCCGGCGTGTTCACGGACGTGCCGTACCCGGGCGTCGTCAACGGGTCGGTCTGGACGCTGCGCGCGGAGGTGATCTGCTACGCGCTGGTGCTCGGGGCCGGGCTGCTGGCCGTCGCGCTCCGCGGGCGCTGGCAGACCGCGGTGCTCGTCGCGTTCGGCGCGGGCTCGGTCGTCCTCGTGGAGCACGGCGACGTGCGCGTGCTGGGGTCGAGCCTCACGGCCGCCGCGGGCACCTGGATCTACTTCGCGGTCGCCGCCCTGCTGCGGCTGCACCTCCCGCGTCGTGCGCTGCGCGGGGACGTCGCGGTCGGCGCGCTGGCGCTGTGGGGGCTGGCGTCGCTGGCGGGGGAGGCGTGGGCGGTCCGCGCCTCGTGGCTCGCGCTCTCGTACGTGGTGCTCGTCGTCGGCCTGCGGGGCTGGCCCGTCGCGCGGGACGCCGCCCGGTTCGGGGACCTGTCCTACGGGCTCTACCTGTTCGCGTTCCCGGTGCAGCAGGTCGTCCTCGACCTCGCCCCGGCGCACCCCGCGTGGGTGGACGTCGTCGTCGTCACGGGCGCCTCGCTCGCGCTGGCCTACGGCTCGTGGCACCTGGTGGAGCGCCCCGCGCTCGACCTGCGGACCCGCCTGCCGTGGTTCGCGCGGCCTCGCGTCCCGTCGCAGCCGGCGGCCTGA
- the purE gene encoding 5-(carboxyamino)imidazole ribonucleotide mutase, with the protein MDPLVGIVMGSDSDWPVMEAAAQALAEFDVPVEVDVVSAHRQPDKMVDYGRTAAGRGLRVIVAGAGGAAHLPGMLAAVTPLPVIGVPVPLARLDGLDSLLSIVQMPAGVPVATVSIGGARNAGLLAARILGAGTDDTARRVAAAMREFQDALRAQADAKGERLRAQHGDGRRQGVGFGA; encoded by the coding sequence ATGGACCCGCTCGTCGGCATCGTCATGGGCTCGGACTCGGACTGGCCCGTCATGGAGGCCGCCGCCCAGGCGCTGGCCGAGTTCGACGTGCCCGTCGAGGTGGACGTGGTCTCCGCGCACCGCCAGCCGGACAAGATGGTCGACTACGGCCGCACCGCCGCCGGCCGGGGGCTGCGCGTGATCGTCGCGGGCGCCGGGGGAGCGGCGCACCTGCCGGGCATGCTCGCCGCGGTCACCCCGCTGCCGGTGATCGGCGTCCCGGTGCCGCTGGCCCGGCTGGACGGGCTCGACTCGCTGCTGTCCATCGTGCAGATGCCCGCCGGGGTGCCGGTCGCGACGGTGTCGATCGGCGGGGCGCGCAACGCCGGCCTGCTGGCCGCGCGCATCCTCGGGGCGGGGACCGACGACACCGCCCGCCGGGTCGCCGCCGCGATGCGGGAGTTCCAGGACGCCCTCCGCGCCCAGGCGGACGCCAAGGGCGAGCGTCTGCGCGCGCAGCACGGGGACGGGCGCCGGCAGGGCGTGGGGTTCGGCGCCTAG